A DNA window from Candidatus Eremiobacterota bacterium contains the following coding sequences:
- a CDS encoding prolyl oligopeptidase family serine peptidase yields MPADGTYAVVVQWPPHSPWQRFALSLQGQAGTLHLGGREPALTVARAGDTLDLRWPARSGEGHLHGDLADDHGVTTFSGTFTQGPNSAPFQAIRVATARANDDALRDGEYRISASRSIFLARSSEIGGARMVFDSDTGRIGVLTPVSESVEVLGATVGSLLPIAARFSFAPPDSTGAETLALQYGDEPVLHAQRMPYRSEEVTFHNGAVTLRGTLMIPPGSGTHPAIVLVHAAGPQRRPLGLYPYALMHLGFAVLAFDKRGAGESTGDYRTASYPDLAGDVVAGIDAIKENPAVDPHRIGIFASSNGGWVAPVVATQSHDVAFIVCRVCSMLTVAQNQLYERETEERDAGVGAADVARAVALHDAYTSAVVSNTGWDALRARIAAAKNADWFENAGVPDEVPPDPAARAAQAAQLAFDPAPYWKRVKVPVLFLFAENDGYVKTTASAPLAARYMHDAGNAGAKIVVLPHADHGFLESATGLPSETQRATRFAGGFIEALSAWTSEHRLALAR; encoded by the coding sequence GTGCCGGCGGACGGCACGTACGCGGTCGTCGTCCAATGGCCGCCGCATTCGCCGTGGCAGCGGTTCGCTTTGAGCCTGCAGGGCCAGGCGGGCACGCTGCACCTCGGCGGCCGCGAGCCGGCGCTGACCGTCGCGCGCGCCGGCGACACGCTGGACCTGCGCTGGCCCGCGCGCAGCGGCGAGGGGCACTTGCACGGCGACCTCGCCGACGACCACGGCGTCACGACGTTCTCCGGAACGTTCACGCAAGGGCCGAACAGCGCCCCGTTTCAGGCGATCCGGGTCGCAACGGCTCGCGCGAACGACGACGCTCTCCGCGACGGTGAGTACCGCATCTCGGCGAGCCGGTCGATCTTCCTTGCGCGCTCGAGCGAGATCGGCGGCGCGCGCATGGTTTTCGACAGCGACACGGGGCGCATCGGCGTCCTGACACCGGTTTCCGAGTCGGTGGAAGTCCTCGGCGCGACGGTCGGATCGCTGCTTCCGATCGCGGCGCGCTTCAGCTTTGCACCGCCGGACTCCACAGGGGCCGAAACGCTCGCCCTGCAGTACGGCGACGAACCGGTGCTGCACGCGCAGCGCATGCCGTATCGCAGCGAAGAAGTGACCTTCCACAACGGCGCGGTCACACTGCGCGGAACGCTCATGATTCCGCCAGGTTCCGGCACGCATCCCGCGATCGTCCTGGTCCACGCGGCCGGACCGCAGCGCCGGCCGCTCGGACTCTACCCGTATGCGCTGATGCACCTCGGGTTCGCCGTCCTCGCGTTCGACAAGCGCGGTGCCGGCGAGTCGACCGGCGACTACCGGACGGCGAGCTATCCCGATCTGGCGGGCGACGTCGTCGCCGGAATCGATGCGATCAAGGAGAATCCGGCGGTCGATCCGCACCGCATCGGGATATTCGCGAGCAGCAACGGCGGCTGGGTCGCGCCGGTCGTCGCGACGCAGAGCCATGACGTGGCGTTCATCGTCTGCCGCGTCTGCTCGATGCTGACGGTCGCGCAGAACCAATTGTACGAGCGCGAAACCGAGGAGCGGGATGCCGGAGTGGGCGCCGCCGACGTCGCGCGCGCCGTCGCGCTGCACGACGCGTACACCAGCGCGGTCGTGTCGAACACCGGCTGGGACGCGTTGCGCGCCCGAATCGCCGCCGCGAAGAACGCCGACTGGTTCGAGAACGCGGGCGTTCCGGACGAAGTGCCGCCTGATCCCGCCGCGCGCGCCGCGCAAGCGGCGCAGCTGGCGTTCGATCCGGCGCCGTACTGGAAGCGCGTCAAGGTGCCGGTGCTCTTTCTATTCGCCGAGAACGACGGCTACGTGAAGACCACCGCAAGCGCACCGCTCGCCGCGCGCTACATGCACGACGCCGGCAATGCCGGCGCCAAGATCGTCGTACTGCCGCACGCCGATCACGGCTTCCTCGAGTCCGCGACCGGGCTGCCTTCGGAGACGCAGCGCGCCACCCGCTTCGCCGGCGGCTTCATCGAAGCGCTCTCGGCGTGGACGTCGGAACACCGCCTCGCGCTCGCGCGTTGA